The following are encoded in a window of Oncorhynchus keta strain PuntledgeMale-10-30-2019 chromosome 10, Oket_V2, whole genome shotgun sequence genomic DNA:
- the LOC118381588 gene encoding succinate dehydrogenase [ubiquinone] iron-sulfur subunit, mitochondrial-like isoform X1, translated as MQREVRVTLLKMSVVCLTSLGRCSAVAFRSSAGMVAVRYAQTAAATAPQPRIKKFQVYRWDPDTVGDKPRMQTFDIDLNTCGPMVLDALIKIKNEMDGTLTFRRSCREGICGSCAMNINGGNTLACLNKIDTNTSKATKIYPLPHMYVVKDLVPDMSNFYAQYKSIEPYLKKKDETNEGKEQYHQTVEDRQKLDGLYECILCACCSTSCPSYWWNGDKYLGPAVLMQAYRWMIDSRDEFTEERLSKLQDPFSLYRCHTIMNCTKTCPKGLNPGKAIAEIKKMMATYKEKKSASA; from the exons ATGCAGCGAGAGGTCAGAGTAACGTTGCTCAAGATGTCGGTCGTTTGTCTCACGTCCTTGGGTCGCTGTAGCGCCGTGGCATTCCGATCATCCGCCGGAATGGTG GCGGTTCGGTATGCCCAGACAGCAGCGGCTACAGCCCCACAGCCTAGAATCAAGAAGTTCCAGGTGTACCGCTGGGACCCAGACACAGTTGGTGACAAGCCCCGCATGCAGACCTTTGACATTGACCTCAACAC CTGTGGCCCCATGGTATTAGACGCCCTCATCAAGATCAAGAACGAGATGGATGGCACTCTGACTTTCCGTCGCTCCTGCAGAGAGG GTATCTGTGGATCCTGTGCAATGAACATCAATGGAGGCAACACACTGGCCTGCCTCAACAAGATTGACACCAACACCAGCAAGGCTACCAAGATCTACCCTCTGCCACACATGTACGTGGTCAAGGACCTGGTGCCT GATATGAGTAATTTCTATGCTCAGTACAAGTCGATCGAGCCCTACCTGAAGAAGAAAGACGAGACAAATGAGGGAAAGGAACAATACCATCAGACTGTGGAGGACAGACAAAAACTG GACGGGCTGTATGAATGTATCCTGTGTGCGTGCTGCAGCACCAGCTGTCCCAGCTACTGGTGGAATGGAGACAAGTACTTGGGACCTGCTGTCCTCATGCAG GCCTATCGTTGGATGATCGACTCGCGAGACGAGTTCACAGAGGAGCGTCTTTCCAAACTGCAggatcctttctctctctaccgctgTCACACCATCATGAACTGCACTAAGACCTGCCCCAAG GGCCTTAACCCAGGGAAGGCGATTGCAGAGATTAAGAAGATGATGGCCACTTACAAGGAGAAGAAATCAGCTTCTGCTTGA
- the LOC118381589 gene encoding microfibrillar-associated protein 2-like, which produces MRVLLLLSMPVLLLAQPPLYQEPFPFLEDYGPDYFPDNPDTDVQQQILSQVPQTFPLPERPGLSEQETEPTEPGPLDCREEQYPCTRLYSVHKPCKQCLNSLCFYSLRRVYVVNKEVCVRTVCAHEELLRADMCRDQFSRCGVAAVSGQCGSLGSSCGKSCGGC; this is translated from the exons ATGAGAGTCCTCCTACTGCTCTCCATGCCAG TCCTCCTGCTAGCTCAGCCCCCCCTCTACCAAGAACCATTTCCTTTCCTGG AGGACTATGGCCCTGATTATTTCCCAG ATAATCCTGACACGGATGTCCAGCAGCAGATTCTGTCACAGGTTCCCCAAACGTTCCCTCTTCCCGAACGTCCTGGTCTGTCTG AGCAAGAGACAGAGCCCACAGAACCTGGCCCCCTAG ATTGTCGAGAGGAGCAGTACCCCTGCACCAGACTCTACTCTGTTCACAAACCATGCAAACAGTGTCTGAATAGCCTCTGCTTCTACAG CTTGCGAAGGGTGTATGTGGTCAACAAGGAGGTGTGTGTCAGGACCGTGTGTGCGCATGAAGAGCTGCTAAGAG ctgacATGTGCCGTGACCAGTTCTCTCGTTGTGGTGTAGCGGCGGTGAGTGGCCAGTGTGGGTCACTGGGGAGCAGCTGTGGGAAGAGCTGTGGAGGCTGTTGA
- the LOC118381588 gene encoding succinate dehydrogenase [ubiquinone] iron-sulfur subunit, mitochondrial-like isoform X2, with protein MWIWACSSESRMSFSSESLKEKVSSSPLAVRYAQTAAATAPQPRIKKFQVYRWDPDTVGDKPRMQTFDIDLNTCGPMVLDALIKIKNEMDGTLTFRRSCREGICGSCAMNINGGNTLACLNKIDTNTSKATKIYPLPHMYVVKDLVPDMSNFYAQYKSIEPYLKKKDETNEGKEQYHQTVEDRQKLDGLYECILCACCSTSCPSYWWNGDKYLGPAVLMQAYRWMIDSRDEFTEERLSKLQDPFSLYRCHTIMNCTKTCPKGLNPGKAIAEIKKMMATYKEKKSASA; from the exons ATGTGGatatgggcctgttccagtgaaagcaggatgTCCTTCTCGTCAGAATCGTTAAAGGAAAAGGTTTCTTCCAGTCCATTG GCGGTTCGGTATGCCCAGACAGCAGCGGCTACAGCCCCACAGCCTAGAATCAAGAAGTTCCAGGTGTACCGCTGGGACCCAGACACAGTTGGTGACAAGCCCCGCATGCAGACCTTTGACATTGACCTCAACAC CTGTGGCCCCATGGTATTAGACGCCCTCATCAAGATCAAGAACGAGATGGATGGCACTCTGACTTTCCGTCGCTCCTGCAGAGAGG GTATCTGTGGATCCTGTGCAATGAACATCAATGGAGGCAACACACTGGCCTGCCTCAACAAGATTGACACCAACACCAGCAAGGCTACCAAGATCTACCCTCTGCCACACATGTACGTGGTCAAGGACCTGGTGCCT GATATGAGTAATTTCTATGCTCAGTACAAGTCGATCGAGCCCTACCTGAAGAAGAAAGACGAGACAAATGAGGGAAAGGAACAATACCATCAGACTGTGGAGGACAGACAAAAACTG GACGGGCTGTATGAATGTATCCTGTGTGCGTGCTGCAGCACCAGCTGTCCCAGCTACTGGTGGAATGGAGACAAGTACTTGGGACCTGCTGTCCTCATGCAG GCCTATCGTTGGATGATCGACTCGCGAGACGAGTTCACAGAGGAGCGTCTTTCCAAACTGCAggatcctttctctctctaccgctgTCACACCATCATGAACTGCACTAAGACCTGCCCCAAG GGCCTTAACCCAGGGAAGGCGATTGCAGAGATTAAGAAGATGATGGCCACTTACAAGGAGAAGAAATCAGCTTCTGCTTGA